A section of the Malania oleifera isolate guangnan ecotype guangnan chromosome 2, ASM2987363v1, whole genome shotgun sequence genome encodes:
- the LOC131147982 gene encoding uncharacterized protein LOC131147982 gives MAAKAVLFSPLCRKLVPLPMTKPSTPSFPSHSCSPKSRANRFNVQAKLGGGEGDVRPGGKKKFITREEEPEQYWQTAGEREGENPMKTPLPYIIIFGMSTPFVILAIAFANGWIKVPVR, from the exons ATGGCAGCCAAAGCAGTTCTCTTCTCCCCTCTTTGCAGGAAATTAGTGCCACTACCCATGACGAAGCCATCAACACCATCCTTTCCATCTCATTCCTGTTCTCCGAAATCAAGGGCAAATCGTTTCAACGTCCAGGCAAAACTGG GGGGCGGAGAAGGAGATGTAAGGCCGGGAGGAAAGAAGAAATTCATCACCAGAGAAGAAGAACCAGAGCA GTATTGGCAGACAGCGGGGGAAAGAGAAGGGGAGAATCCCATGAAGACACCCCTTCCATACATAATAATTTTTGGTATGTCCACGCCCTTCGTAATATTAGCTATTGCATTCGCAAATGGTTGGATTAAAGTGCCCGTCCGATGA